The following are encoded in a window of Actinomadura rubteroloni genomic DNA:
- the tal gene encoding transaldolase, translating into MSETLKRLSDAGVSIWLDDISRERLRTGNLEALVKDKHVVGVTSNPTIFAKALSQGSAYDGQVRDLAVRGVDVEEAVRAITTYDIRWGCDVLRPVYDRTDGLDGRVSLEVDPRLAHEAERTVAEARALWWMVDRPNLFIKIPATEAGLPAITGALAEGISVNVTLIFSLERYAGVIDAFFAGLEQAKANGHDLATIASVASFFVSRVDTEIDKRLDKAGSPDAAALRSKAGVANARLAYALYEEKFGSDRWKALQEAGARPQRPLWASTGVKDPNLPDTLYVDQLIAPGTVNTMPEATLDAEADHGDPAGDAVTGAYDDARAHMAALKDAGVDYDDVVRVLEEEGVEKFEASWKQLLGSVEDELKKQAGPAA; encoded by the coding sequence ATGAGCGAGACGCTGAAGAGGCTTTCCGACGCGGGCGTGTCCATCTGGCTGGACGACATCAGCCGGGAGCGCCTGCGGACGGGCAACCTGGAAGCACTGGTCAAGGACAAGCACGTGGTGGGCGTGACGTCCAACCCCACCATCTTCGCCAAGGCCCTGTCGCAGGGGTCGGCCTACGACGGCCAGGTCCGCGACCTCGCGGTGCGGGGCGTGGACGTGGAGGAGGCCGTCCGGGCGATCACCACCTACGACATCCGGTGGGGCTGCGACGTGCTGCGTCCGGTCTATGACCGCACCGACGGGTTGGACGGCCGCGTGTCGCTGGAGGTCGACCCCCGGCTGGCGCACGAGGCCGAGCGGACGGTCGCCGAGGCGCGCGCGCTGTGGTGGATGGTCGACCGCCCGAACCTGTTCATCAAGATCCCGGCGACCGAGGCGGGGCTGCCCGCCATCACGGGCGCGCTGGCCGAGGGCATCAGCGTCAACGTGACGCTGATCTTCTCGCTGGAGCGCTACGCCGGGGTCATCGACGCGTTCTTCGCGGGCCTGGAGCAGGCGAAGGCGAACGGGCACGACCTGGCGACGATCGCGTCGGTGGCGTCGTTCTTCGTCAGCCGCGTCGACACCGAGATCGACAAGCGGCTGGACAAGGCCGGGTCGCCGGACGCGGCGGCGCTGCGGTCCAAGGCGGGCGTGGCGAACGCCCGGCTGGCCTACGCGCTGTACGAGGAGAAGTTCGGGTCGGACCGCTGGAAGGCGCTCCAGGAGGCGGGGGCCCGGCCACAGCGCCCGCTGTGGGCGTCCACCGGCGTGAAGGACCCGAACCTGCCCGACACCCTCTACGTGGACCAGCTCATCGCGCCCGGCACCGTGAACACGATGCCGGAGGCGACGCTGGACGCCGAGGCCGACCACGGCGACCCCGCCGGGGACGCGGTCACCGGCGCCTACGACGACGCGCGGGCGCACATGGCCGCGCTGAAGGACGCCGGCGTCGACTACGACGACGTCGTCCGGGTGCTGGAGGAGGAGGGCGTCGAGAAGTTCGAGGCGTCCTGGAAGCAGCTCCTCGGCTCGGTCGAGGACGAGCTGAAGAAGCAGGCGGGACCCGCCGCCTGA
- a CDS encoding phosphoheptose isomerase has product MPGFDVLTRGDVLHAALKARDYLVSCGVPGSLAAKDPRLWGRRAVDHSRLGWLDLPSASRGLLAQVDGLVADARASGLDHVVLIAVGAEALAAQAIVAARPPGAGGELTVLDGGDTAGLGFTLERLDRTLVVLASKSGVSLEGDAYRRILTAAFRERGLSEKEIAARFLVVTDHGSPLHGFARQCGYRIGLTDPYLPGHFGALSAYGLVPAVLAGADAGTLLDEAAEVVPSLSRTEDNPGLLLGAILGGCAQQGPEGLARDKLLLRERGGPGPLTAWIAQLLAVGTGKRGRGVVTFEPPGVPRAYPDLHAVAINPAGAAGEDDDTSVWGPVGAQFLVWEYATAIAGWLLGVNPFEAGGASAQDAEDQAATMLQATAGGRPVVGRPVAVDGDIEIHTDLAWRGGSDLESVLTALLDRVPGTGYLAVASYLSGEFSGRYLAPSLARGARRPVAYGPGPGYLHATGAVHKDGPGTGAFLVVTGDPPAGDPLGDLAVPGRPYGLATLQFTRGVAEARALRQRGLPVVHLHLRDPVGGAGRLAAAARAAAVALS; this is encoded by the coding sequence GTGCCCGGATTCGACGTACTGACGCGCGGCGACGTGCTGCACGCCGCCCTGAAGGCGCGCGACTACCTGGTGAGCTGCGGCGTGCCCGGTTCCCTCGCCGCCAAGGACCCGCGGCTGTGGGGGCGGCGCGCGGTCGACCACAGCAGGCTCGGCTGGCTCGACCTGCCGTCCGCGTCGCGCGGCCTGCTCGCGCAGGTGGACGGCCTCGTCGCCGACGCCCGCGCGTCCGGGCTCGACCACGTGGTGCTCATCGCGGTCGGCGCCGAGGCCCTCGCGGCGCAGGCGATCGTCGCCGCGCGCCCGCCCGGGGCCGGCGGCGAGCTGACGGTGCTGGACGGCGGCGACACGGCGGGCCTCGGCTTCACGCTGGAGCGGCTGGACCGGACGCTCGTCGTCCTTGCCAGCAAGTCGGGCGTGTCGCTGGAGGGGGACGCCTACCGGCGCATCCTGACGGCCGCGTTCCGCGAGCGGGGGCTGTCGGAGAAGGAGATCGCGGCGCGGTTCCTCGTCGTCACCGACCACGGCAGCCCGCTGCACGGCTTCGCGCGGCAGTGCGGCTACCGGATCGGGCTCACCGACCCGTACCTGCCGGGGCACTTCGGCGCGCTGTCGGCGTACGGGCTCGTCCCGGCGGTGCTGGCCGGGGCGGACGCGGGGACGCTGCTGGACGAGGCCGCCGAGGTCGTCCCGTCCCTGTCGCGCACCGAGGACAACCCGGGCCTGCTGCTCGGCGCGATCCTCGGCGGCTGCGCCCAGCAGGGGCCCGAGGGCCTGGCCCGCGACAAGCTGCTGCTGCGTGAGCGCGGCGGCCCGGGGCCGCTGACGGCGTGGATCGCCCAGCTCCTCGCGGTCGGGACGGGCAAGCGCGGCCGGGGCGTCGTGACGTTCGAGCCGCCCGGCGTGCCGCGCGCCTACCCGGACCTGCACGCCGTCGCGATCAACCCGGCGGGCGCGGCGGGCGAGGACGACGACACCTCGGTGTGGGGCCCGGTCGGCGCGCAGTTCCTCGTCTGGGAGTACGCGACGGCCATCGCGGGCTGGCTGCTCGGCGTGAACCCGTTCGAGGCGGGCGGCGCGTCCGCGCAGGACGCCGAGGACCAGGCCGCGACGATGCTCCAGGCCACGGCCGGCGGACGGCCCGTCGTCGGGCGCCCGGTGGCCGTGGACGGCGACATCGAGATCCACACCGACCTGGCCTGGCGCGGCGGCTCGGACCTGGAGTCGGTGCTCACCGCGCTGCTGGACCGCGTGCCCGGCACCGGGTACCTCGCGGTGGCCAGCTACCTGTCCGGCGAGTTCTCCGGCCGGTACCTGGCGCCGTCGCTGGCGCGCGGGGCGCGGCGTCCGGTCGCCTACGGGCCGGGGCCGGGGTACCTGCACGCGACCGGGGCCGTCCACAAGGACGGGCCGGGGACGGGCGCGTTCCTGGTCGTCACCGGCGACCCGCCCGCGGGCGACCCGCTCGGCGACCTCGCGGTCCCGGGCCGTCCGTACGGTCTGGCGACGCTCCAGTTCACCCGGGGCGTCGCCGAGGCGCGGGCGCTGCGGCAGCGGGGGCTCCCGGTCGTCCATCTGCACCTGCGCGACCCGGTCGGCGGGGCCGGACGGCTCGCCGCCGCGGCCCGCGCCGCCGCCGTGGCGCTGTCGTGA
- the zwf gene encoding glucose-6-phosphate dehydrogenase: MGLPWPGHREGSTREGRGPGPGGPALAAGRPGGRTRGRRSCKSGRETPTPRAKSARRGGAHVTTTPNPLRDPRDKRLPRVAGPSVLVLFGVTGDLSRKKLLPAIYDLSNRGLLPPGFSLVGFARRDWDHQDFRQIAYEAVKQHARTPFREDVWEHLAEGMHFVPGEFGDPGAFEALSMAVKELDESRGTGGNYAFYLSIPPKFFPEVVEQLRNSGLANSDGSGGFRRVVIEKPFGHDLASAQELNATVHRVFPEESIFRIDHYLGKETVQNILALRFANTMFEPIWNRGFVDHVQITMAEDIGIGGRAGYYDGIGAARDVIQNHLLQLLALTAMEEPTSFSAEAVRAEKAKILSSVRVPGDLALSTARGQYAAGWQGGRNVKGYLEEDGIPASSRTETYAAVKLEIENRRWAGVPFYLRTGKRLSRRVTEVAMVFQKAPHQPFSHTDTEELGQNALVMRVQPDEGITVRFGSKVPGTSMEIRDVNMDFAYGESFTESSPEAYERLLLDVLIGDPPLFPRQEEVELSWQVLDPITDFWAGRGHVDQYRSGGYGPDSADELMARDGRAWRRL; this comes from the coding sequence ATGGGATTGCCGTGGCCCGGCCATCGGGAAGGATCGACCCGAGAGGGGCGTGGTCCCGGTCCGGGCGGGCCGGCGCTCGCGGCCGGCCGTCCCGGCGGGCGGACGCGAGGACGGCGAAGTTGCAAGAGTGGGCGCGAGACGCCCACGCCTAGGGCCAAGAGTGCGAGAAGAGGGGGCGCCCACGTGACCACCACACCCAATCCGCTCCGGGATCCCCGGGACAAACGGCTGCCCCGGGTCGCGGGGCCGAGCGTGCTGGTGCTCTTCGGGGTCACCGGGGACCTGTCGCGCAAGAAGCTCCTCCCGGCCATCTACGACCTGTCCAACCGCGGCCTCCTCCCCCCGGGCTTCTCGCTGGTGGGGTTCGCGCGGCGCGACTGGGACCACCAGGACTTCCGCCAGATCGCCTACGAGGCCGTGAAGCAGCACGCCCGGACGCCGTTCCGCGAGGACGTCTGGGAGCACCTGGCCGAGGGGATGCACTTCGTCCCCGGCGAGTTCGGCGACCCCGGCGCGTTCGAGGCGCTGTCGATGGCCGTGAAGGAGCTGGACGAGAGCCGCGGCACGGGCGGCAACTACGCGTTCTACCTGTCGATCCCCCCGAAGTTCTTCCCCGAGGTGGTCGAGCAGCTCCGCAACAGCGGGCTGGCCAACAGCGACGGCTCGGGCGGGTTCCGCCGGGTGGTGATCGAGAAGCCGTTCGGGCACGACCTGGCGAGCGCGCAGGAGCTGAACGCGACCGTCCACCGGGTGTTCCCCGAGGAGTCGATCTTCCGGATCGACCACTACCTCGGCAAGGAGACCGTCCAGAACATCCTGGCGCTGCGGTTCGCGAACACGATGTTCGAGCCGATCTGGAACCGCGGCTTCGTGGACCACGTGCAGATCACGATGGCCGAGGACATCGGCATCGGCGGGCGCGCGGGCTACTACGACGGGATCGGCGCCGCGCGCGACGTCATCCAGAACCACCTGCTGCAGCTGCTCGCGCTGACGGCGATGGAGGAGCCGACGTCGTTCAGCGCCGAGGCCGTCCGCGCGGAGAAGGCGAAGATCCTGTCCTCGGTGCGCGTCCCCGGCGACCTCGCGCTCAGCACGGCGCGCGGGCAGTACGCGGCGGGCTGGCAGGGCGGGCGCAACGTCAAGGGGTACCTGGAGGAGGACGGGATCCCTGCGTCGTCGCGCACCGAGACCTACGCGGCGGTCAAGCTGGAGATCGAGAATCGGCGGTGGGCGGGCGTCCCGTTCTACCTGCGGACGGGCAAGCGCCTCAGCCGCCGCGTGACCGAGGTCGCGATGGTGTTCCAGAAGGCCCCGCATCAGCCGTTCTCCCACACCGACACCGAGGAACTGGGCCAGAACGCGCTGGTGATGCGCGTCCAGCCGGACGAGGGCATCACGGTCCGGTTCGGGTCCAAGGTGCCGGGCACGTCCATGGAGATAAGAGACGTGAACATGGACTTCGCCTACGGGGAGTCGTTCACCGAGTCCTCGCCGGAGGCCTACGAGCGGCTGCTGCTGGACGTCCTCATCGGCGACCCCCCGCTGTTCCCCCGGCAGGAGGAGGTCGAGCTGTCCTGGCAGGTCCTCGACCCGATCACCGACTTCTGGGCGGGGCGCGGGCACGTCGACCAGTACCGGTCCGGGGGCTACGGCCCCGACAGCGCGGACGAACTGATGGCGCGCGACGGGCGCGCGTGGAGGCGACTCTGA